Proteins encoded within one genomic window of Mesobacillus subterraneus:
- a CDS encoding heterocycloanthracin/sonorensin family bacteriocin — protein MMNNFQNELQRLNVGDFQATQPVSWDQNQYQSGDERIFLGLGGFGGCFGFSCFFSCFGCGGCFRCGGCGGCGRCSRCGGCGRCGGCGRCHRG, from the coding sequence ATGATGAATAATTTTCAAAATGAACTGCAAAGGCTGAATGTTGGTGATTTCCAGGCAACTCAGCCCGTTAGCTGGGATCAAAACCAATACCAATCAGGAGATGAGCGGATTTTTCTAGGTCTGGGTGGATTTGGCGGCTGTTTCGGTTTTTCTTGTTTCTTTAGCTGCTTTGGCTGTGGCGGATGTTTCCGTTGCGGAGGCTGCGGTGGTTGTGGTAGATGTTCTCGTTGTGGCGGGTGCGGACGCTGTGGTGGTTGCGGACGATGCCATCGCGGTTAA
- a CDS encoding substrate-binding domain-containing protein — protein MKKDAGFLVIYFILFPLFLSFLGIAVLPIEKFGPQVILVIISFSALLMGFHYGKRPQAFSFYGRYLPVYIPLLLTVLLAAIGMIISKGFFGHQVWGIFVFALFPFLPNSLISALMGEFILAFAVPFAYYLFFLIGFILSEQRTKTKVSLKKGNLFAGMSVIIMLLAVIGSIYIERSKHILPPSYGFDYGNGFSSVDLEPYYVTNPNNILPKLKDTASLRVETQSEMPILDGAEAAYPVYAAFANATYRDIKNKNSLPTGEEIVSFTNTIYAFERLVSGEVDIFFGAQPSASQQSLAESNGKELVLTPIGKEAFVFFLNEKNPVETLTSEEIKSIYSGKITYWNEVGGDDKKIMAFQRPTDSGSQTIMEKFMGATPLMPALREEVAGMGDLMEEVASYRNYNNSLGYSFRFFTTGMNPNEKIKLISLDGVEPTPENIASGKYPYVVNLYAITVKDNPKKTVKPMLKWMQGPEGQKLLEEIGYIPLHEEDAR, from the coding sequence TTGAAGAAGGATGCCGGGTTTTTAGTTATTTACTTTATACTATTCCCTCTATTTCTATCATTTTTGGGGATTGCGGTTTTGCCGATTGAGAAGTTCGGTCCGCAGGTTATATTAGTGATCATCTCGTTCTCGGCTTTGTTAATGGGTTTTCATTATGGGAAAAGACCTCAGGCTTTCTCGTTTTATGGTCGGTACCTGCCTGTATACATACCATTGCTTCTGACAGTGCTCCTTGCTGCAATAGGGATGATTATTTCCAAAGGCTTTTTCGGGCACCAGGTTTGGGGAATTTTTGTATTCGCGCTGTTCCCGTTTTTACCTAATTCGCTTATTTCAGCATTAATGGGGGAATTCATTCTAGCTTTTGCCGTACCTTTTGCTTATTATTTATTCTTTTTGATCGGTTTTATTTTGTCCGAACAGAGGACCAAGACGAAAGTTAGCCTCAAAAAAGGGAATCTTTTCGCGGGAATGAGTGTCATAATTATGTTGTTGGCTGTCATTGGTTCAATCTATATAGAGCGGAGCAAGCATATCCTCCCGCCTTCTTATGGATTTGATTATGGCAATGGCTTTTCGAGTGTTGACCTAGAGCCGTATTACGTCACGAACCCTAACAACATCCTGCCAAAGCTTAAAGACACTGCCAGCTTGAGGGTAGAAACTCAAAGTGAAATGCCTATTCTGGATGGGGCGGAGGCCGCGTATCCAGTATATGCCGCATTCGCTAATGCCACCTACCGAGATATAAAAAACAAAAACTCACTACCAACAGGTGAAGAGATTGTTAGTTTTACGAATACGATTTATGCTTTTGAAAGACTAGTTTCTGGCGAGGTTGATATTTTTTTCGGTGCCCAGCCTTCTGCTTCGCAGCAAAGCCTGGCAGAGAGTAACGGGAAGGAACTCGTTCTTACACCTATTGGTAAGGAAGCGTTTGTGTTCTTTTTGAATGAGAAGAATCCTGTTGAAACCCTGACTTCAGAGGAAATTAAATCGATTTATTCTGGTAAAATCACCTATTGGAATGAAGTTGGTGGAGACGATAAAAAGATTATGGCGTTTCAGCGGCCAACGGACTCGGGCAGCCAGACAATCATGGAGAAATTCATGGGTGCTACGCCATTGATGCCAGCGCTGAGAGAAGAAGTGGCGGGAATGGGCGATTTGATGGAGGAGGTTGCCAGCTACCGCAACTACAATAATTCCCTCGGTTACTCATTCCGTTTTTTTACAACTGGCATGAACCCGAATGAAAAAATAAAGCTGATCTCACTGGATGGAGTAGAACCAACACCTGAAAATATTGCTTCGGGCAAATATCCTTATGTCGTCAATCTGTATGCCATTACGGTGAAAGACAACCCGAAAAAAACGGTGAAGCCTATGCTTAAATGGATGCAGGGTCCCGAAGGTCAGAAGCTGCTAGAGGAGATTGGTTATATTCCATTACACGAGGAAGATGCAAGATAA
- a CDS encoding putative thiazole-containing bacteriocin maturation protein: protein MDRRPLPEPYLKRVYQIAEVLLENGFVRDVSGDEQHQLSEHVLKKFASQIEFADNLAGSGASRFQSFRNAKVLAVGSGPMFNSLVSTLLESGLQKLNVSITDESHTNRKRLAELVNHARKTDSEVEYEEFERKNGDWSTLLRPFDSVLYVSQNGNVEEVRLLQSICREERKAFIPAIVFKQTGMAGPLFTPDSELCWESAWRRLHSSVLVSEQKVSAASLTTGALLANVITFELYKELAGITNAEQRNRIYLLNLETLEGSWHMVLPHPLVTGVFSTIKVVDLENRLNHDQRKTEPEKLLQYFSLMTSKEAGILHKWEEGGLKQLPLAQCMVQAADPLSDGTSELLAARVCNGFTHEEARTEAALTGIEAYAVRMAEVLENGRMLGIGAGGSFAEAVGRGLEKCLSKELENRKLSENASISLVDLELIEDGRCAFYLNALTTIQGAARTGVGKEVRGFPVIWIGTKKGWFGSTGLNTTLALRGALQNALSYFQNESAGVGGHPSGVRDSV, encoded by the coding sequence ATTGACCGACGGCCTCTGCCAGAACCATACCTGAAGCGCGTTTACCAAATTGCTGAGGTTTTACTTGAAAATGGTTTTGTCCGGGATGTAAGCGGGGATGAACAGCATCAATTATCTGAGCATGTCCTGAAGAAATTCGCTTCACAAATTGAGTTTGCCGACAATTTGGCAGGTTCCGGTGCATCAAGATTTCAGTCATTCCGCAATGCAAAGGTACTGGCCGTCGGTTCCGGCCCTATGTTCAACTCTCTCGTTTCAACATTGCTGGAATCCGGTCTGCAAAAACTGAATGTCTCAATCACCGATGAAAGCCACACCAATAGAAAAAGGTTGGCAGAGCTTGTGAATCATGCACGTAAAACAGATTCGGAGGTGGAGTACGAGGAGTTTGAAAGAAAGAATGGTGACTGGAGCACGCTGTTGCGGCCTTTCGATTCGGTCCTGTACGTTTCACAAAATGGCAATGTTGAAGAAGTGCGGCTCTTGCAATCGATCTGCAGGGAGGAGAGGAAAGCCTTCATTCCCGCCATAGTTTTCAAACAAACGGGTATGGCCGGCCCCTTGTTTACACCTGATTCAGAGCTTTGCTGGGAGTCAGCGTGGAGGCGATTGCATTCTTCTGTTTTGGTAAGTGAGCAGAAGGTCTCAGCCGCCTCTTTGACCACTGGAGCGCTGCTTGCTAACGTTATTACTTTTGAATTATATAAAGAACTTGCGGGTATCACAAATGCTGAGCAAAGAAACAGAATCTATTTGCTGAATTTAGAAACTCTTGAGGGAAGCTGGCACATGGTCTTGCCACATCCCTTGGTAACCGGAGTTTTCTCGACCATAAAAGTAGTGGACCTTGAAAATCGGCTTAATCATGATCAAAGAAAAACTGAGCCTGAGAAGCTTTTGCAGTATTTTAGTCTAATGACTTCAAAAGAAGCTGGGATATTGCATAAGTGGGAAGAGGGGGGCCTTAAGCAGCTACCATTGGCGCAATGCATGGTCCAGGCAGCCGATCCGCTGTCAGATGGGACGTCTGAATTACTGGCAGCAAGGGTTTGTAATGGATTCACACATGAAGAAGCACGAACGGAGGCAGCGTTGACAGGGATTGAAGCATACGCGGTTCGTATGGCAGAAGTACTCGAGAATGGCCGGATGTTGGGTATCGGTGCAGGTGGATCTTTTGCGGAAGCTGTTGGAAGAGGGCTGGAAAAATGTCTCTCAAAAGAATTGGAAAATCGAAAGCTCAGCGAAAATGCGTCGATTTCCCTTGTTGACCTCGAGCTTATTGAAGACGGGAGATGTGCATTTTATTTAAACGCTCTTACGACAATACAGGGAGCAGCACGAACAGGGGTAGGAAAGGAAGTGCGAGGTTTCCCAGTTATCTGGATCGGCACGAAGAAAGGATGGTTTGGAAGTACTGGACTCAATACAACTCTGGCCTTAAGAGGCGCTTTGCAGAATGCGCTATCCTATTTTCAAAATGAGTCAGCTGGGGTAGGTGGCCATCCTTCAGGAGTCAGAGATTCAGTATAG
- a CDS encoding TIGR00266 family protein: protein MRNHEIDYKIYGDDMQFVEVELDPNETVVAEAGSLMMMDQQIEMETIFGDGSGSGGGLVGKLFGAGKRLLTGESLFMTTFTNTGHDKKHVSFASPYPGKIIPMNLSENGGKIICQKDAFLAAAKGVSVGVEFQRKLGAGFFGGEGFIMQKLEGDGMAFVHAGGTIHKRELQPGEVIKVDTGCLVAMTSNVNYDIEMVKGVKTALFGGEGLFFATLRGPGTVWIQSLPFSRLASRVFAAAPQGGGQNKGEGSVLGGVFRMLDGD, encoded by the coding sequence TTGCGAAACCATGAAATTGATTACAAAATCTATGGCGATGACATGCAGTTTGTTGAGGTTGAACTGGATCCGAATGAGACGGTGGTCGCTGAAGCTGGCAGTCTGATGATGATGGATCAGCAAATTGAAATGGAAACGATTTTTGGCGATGGTTCTGGCAGCGGCGGCGGTTTGGTTGGCAAGCTGTTTGGTGCTGGAAAGAGGTTATTGACGGGCGAGAGCCTTTTTATGACCACATTTACCAATACTGGACACGATAAGAAGCATGTATCCTTCGCCTCTCCTTATCCTGGTAAAATCATTCCGATGAATTTGAGTGAGAATGGCGGAAAGATCATCTGTCAAAAGGACGCTTTCCTCGCTGCGGCAAAAGGGGTTTCAGTTGGCGTTGAATTTCAAAGGAAGCTTGGAGCTGGTTTCTTTGGTGGAGAAGGCTTCATCATGCAGAAGCTTGAAGGAGACGGAATGGCATTTGTCCACGCTGGCGGAACGATACATAAAAGAGAACTTCAGCCAGGAGAGGTTATCAAAGTCGATACTGGCTGCCTGGTTGCCATGACAAGTAACGTGAATTACGACATCGAAATGGTAAAAGGAGTTAAAACAGCCTTATTTGGCGGTGAAGGACTTTTCTTTGCGACACTTAGAGGACCAGGAACTGTATGGATCCAATCACTTCCATTCAGTCGTCTAGCCAGCAGAGTATTTGCAGCCGCACCACAAGGTGGAGGCCAGAACAAAGGCGAAGGCAGTGTCCTTGGTGGAGTCTTCAGAATGCTTGACGGTGATTAA
- a CDS encoding FtsW/RodA/SpoVE family cell cycle protein: MSNRWNHFLSEVTTHIRSKEAKRFVTSELEFHLEQVKKEWMGKGLSEAEAEEKAVNQMGSPSKLGGHEMNKLHKPRIDWWLIGLLAITMGLSFLPLVTLGDELSDGYLVIKAIHVLLGAMIAAAMMFIDYRKLESKGWLFYSIGVLFLFLLLTIPNAIINGIPYFMIGPFQLESHYALPFLFLGWASFFNNPKIKLWQHFILFTLPLLLFMAVPNLSGSFIYIVMVFVMMWWSMISRITATLITITSIMGVAAFSTFVWFTVKEYQLARILGFLNPEKYPNSSGYMYLELKERLSSSGWFGSEAKSQPLPLEHTDYAFINLTYQYGYLFAIGLFVILSLFAARIVMISIQINSRFGNLLLVGGVTLFLVQFLYNIGMMIGLLPLTSMSLPFISYGFIPMIFNAFIMGVVLSVYRRKDLMLNRTV; encoded by the coding sequence ACCACTTTTTAAGTGAAGTGACGACACATATCCGCTCGAAGGAAGCGAAGAGGTTTGTAACCTCAGAATTGGAATTTCATCTTGAGCAGGTGAAGAAAGAATGGATGGGAAAGGGCTTAAGTGAAGCAGAGGCCGAGGAAAAAGCAGTCAACCAAATGGGAAGTCCATCAAAGCTTGGAGGCCATGAAATGAATAAACTTCATAAACCGCGGATCGATTGGTGGCTGATCGGTTTGTTGGCGATCACCATGGGATTGAGCTTCCTGCCACTGGTCACATTGGGTGATGAGTTATCAGATGGTTATTTAGTGATCAAAGCAATTCATGTTTTACTAGGTGCAATGATTGCAGCGGCTATGATGTTTATTGATTATCGAAAATTAGAAAGTAAAGGTTGGTTATTTTATTCAATCGGAGTATTGTTTCTATTCTTATTATTAACAATCCCAAATGCAATCATAAATGGGATCCCATATTTTATGATTGGACCGTTCCAGCTTGAAAGCCACTACGCACTGCCATTCTTGTTTCTGGGTTGGGCTTCATTTTTCAATAACCCGAAAATTAAACTATGGCAGCACTTCATCCTATTTACTTTGCCGCTGCTCCTATTTATGGCGGTACCAAACTTGTCAGGTAGCTTCATATATATAGTTATGGTTTTTGTAATGATGTGGTGGAGCATGATTAGTAGAATAACTGCAACTCTCATAACGATTACGTCGATCATGGGAGTTGCAGCCTTTAGCACGTTTGTCTGGTTCACTGTGAAAGAATATCAACTTGCAAGGATATTAGGCTTCCTGAATCCTGAAAAATATCCGAATAGCTCGGGGTATATGTACTTGGAGCTAAAAGAACGATTGTCTTCCTCCGGCTGGTTTGGTTCAGAAGCAAAAAGCCAACCATTACCATTGGAACATACGGACTATGCCTTTATTAATTTGACCTATCAGTACGGTTATTTGTTTGCGATTGGACTATTCGTTATTCTCTCACTGTTTGCAGCGAGAATTGTTATGATATCGATTCAAATTAACTCTAGGTTTGGAAACCTATTGCTAGTTGGCGGTGTAACACTCTTTCTTGTCCAATTTCTCTATAATATTGGAATGATGATTGGCCTGCTTCCACTGACGTCGATGTCTCTGCCATTTATAAGCTATGGATTTATCCCAATGATATTTAATGCGTTTATTATGGGAGTCGTACTGAGTGTTTATCGGAGGAAGGATTTAATGTTAAATAGAACAGTTTGA
- a CDS encoding SagB family peptide dehydrogenase, whose translation MNLEQFLKDLQFNIERANQENWEPNWEDAPFSYKLYRDLPVIPLSGEVPLSLAEIKAPTRPGIDEMGDFLWYVYGITQVSESFFSEDAYPAHTFRRHAPSGGGLYPNELYVYLKLEELPDGVYHYDPAHHRLALLRAGNFDSYIAAALGDRCDITSCFGTAFVSTMFWKNFFKYNNFSYRLQGLDAGVLMGQLQAVAKRFGFASGVYYQFLDSAINHLLGLSEEEESVYSIIPLSVETTNWSANATASYKKLSSEELKSELKPLVIKSYERSEKVLEFPKLITMNGASKLESTESFKKLCNQLSDMKGNRRIFLPQTESLQFDLAEVSKKRSSPEMDFILSRVSQQQLADLLKESMAAYSYRNDLDAIYCSQEPRVSIYGCFYNIEGIPNGAYYYNHTEHAIQEIQQGDHRLRLQTGLSIDNVNLQQVPLCLHVAGNRDFFQEDLGYRGYRILQMETGMLVQNLLLTASALGLGGHPLLGFDAGEADDLYRMKGKTSLIQIPIGSYRPRAWLKGSLHS comes from the coding sequence ATGAATCTTGAACAATTTCTAAAGGACCTTCAATTTAATATTGAACGTGCTAATCAGGAAAACTGGGAACCTAACTGGGAAGACGCTCCTTTTTCCTATAAACTGTATCGAGACTTGCCGGTGATTCCTCTGTCCGGGGAAGTGCCCTTGTCCCTAGCAGAAATCAAGGCTCCAACCAGGCCAGGCATCGATGAGATGGGAGATTTCCTCTGGTATGTTTATGGAATAACGCAAGTAAGTGAGTCGTTTTTTTCTGAGGATGCTTATCCAGCTCATACCTTTAGGAGGCATGCTCCTTCTGGCGGGGGACTTTACCCGAACGAACTTTATGTATATTTAAAATTAGAGGAGCTGCCTGATGGGGTCTACCATTATGACCCGGCCCATCACCGCCTTGCTTTACTGAGGGCTGGAAACTTTGATTCATATATTGCCGCGGCTCTTGGCGACCGATGTGATATCACTTCCTGTTTTGGAACTGCATTCGTTTCTACGATGTTTTGGAAAAACTTCTTTAAATACAATAACTTCTCCTATCGGTTGCAAGGGCTGGATGCTGGAGTATTGATGGGGCAGCTGCAAGCCGTGGCGAAACGATTTGGTTTCGCTTCTGGTGTTTACTATCAATTTCTGGATTCGGCAATCAATCATCTTCTCGGATTATCTGAAGAGGAGGAAAGTGTTTATTCGATTATTCCGCTGTCTGTGGAAACGACCAACTGGTCTGCGAATGCAACAGCTTCCTACAAAAAACTATCGTCAGAAGAATTGAAAAGCGAACTGAAACCGCTTGTAATTAAGAGCTATGAAAGGTCGGAGAAAGTATTAGAGTTTCCGAAACTAATAACCATGAATGGAGCCTCAAAACTGGAGTCGACTGAATCGTTTAAAAAGCTCTGTAACCAGCTGAGTGATATGAAGGGGAATCGGCGAATCTTTCTCCCTCAAACTGAATCATTACAATTTGATTTGGCAGAGGTTAGCAAAAAACGTTCTTCTCCTGAAATGGACTTTATTTTATCAAGGGTTAGTCAACAGCAGCTGGCTGACCTGTTGAAGGAGTCGATGGCTGCCTATTCGTACCGCAATGATTTGGACGCTATTTACTGCAGCCAGGAGCCCAGAGTTTCAATCTATGGCTGTTTTTATAATATAGAAGGCATTCCCAATGGAGCCTACTACTACAACCACACAGAACATGCTATACAAGAAATTCAGCAAGGAGATCACCGTTTGCGTTTACAAACTGGATTGTCGATTGATAACGTCAACCTGCAGCAAGTACCACTTTGTTTGCATGTCGCTGGCAATAGGGACTTTTTTCAAGAAGACTTAGGATACAGAGGCTACCGAATATTACAAATGGAAACAGGAATGCTGGTGCAAAATTTACTTTTAACAGCTTCCGCTCTAGGGTTAGGAGGTCATCCTCTGCTAGGTTTTGATGCAGGTGAGGCTGATGATCTTTATAGAATGAAAGGGAAAACCAGCTTAATCCAAATCCCAATAGGCTCATACCGTCCACGGGCATGGCTAAAAGGGAGTTTGCATAGCTAG